Proteins encoded by one window of Emys orbicularis isolate rEmyOrb1 chromosome 15, rEmyOrb1.hap1, whole genome shotgun sequence:
- the LOC135889458 gene encoding zinc finger protein 256-like, which produces MNLEGTCYTCPECGKRFNRSSHLITHRKIHTGEKPYGCPECGKHFIDSSALITHQRIHTGERPYLCSECGKSFNRSSHLITHRRIHTGEKPYMCSECGKRFIGSSALTAHQRVHTGERPYICSECGKSFNQSSTLITHQRSHTRETPYTCSECGKRFSYSSALNAHQRIHTGERPYICSECGKSFNRSSHLITHRRIHTGETPYTCSECGERFSYSSALTTHQRIHTGERPYTCSACGKSFNHSSTLITHQRIHTGETPYMCSECGKSFNQSSVLITHRRIHTGEKPYGCSECGKRFNRSSYLITHRRIHTGEKPYGCFECGKRFNQCSNLITHQRIHTGETPYTCSECGKHFNQSSTLIRHQKIHMRVICLD; this is translated from the exons ATGAACTTGGAAGGAACATGCTACAcatgccctgagtgtgggaaacgcttcaatcggagctcacaccttatcacacATAGGAAAATCCACAcgggtgagaaaccttatggatgccctgagtgtgggaaacaCTTCATTGATAGTTCAGCCCTTATCAcacatcagcgaatccacacaggagagaggccctacttatgctctgagtgtggaaaaagtttcaatcggagctcacaccttatcacacatcgtagaatccacacaggagagaaaccctatatgtgctctgagtgtgggaaacgctTCATTGGTAGTTCAGCCCTTACTGCACATCAGCGAGTCCACACCGGTGAGAGACCCTACatatgctctgagtgtgggaaaagcttcaatcagagctctaCTCTGATCACACATCAGAGAAGCCACACAAGAGAGACaccctacacgtgctctgagtgtgggaaacgctTCAGTTATAGCTCAGCCCTTAatgcacatcagagaatccacacgg gagagaggccctacatatgctctgagtgtggaaaaagtttcaatcggagctcacaccttatcacacatcgtagaatccacacaggagagacgccctacaccTGCTCTGAGTGTGGGGAACGCTTCAGTTATAGCTCAGCCCTTaccacacatcagagaatccatacgGGTGAGagaccctacacatgctctgcgTGCGGGAAAAGTTTCAATCACAGCTCTACCCtaatcacacatcagagaatccacacaggagagacgccctacatgtgctctgagtgcgggaaaagctttaaTCAGAGCTCTGTACTGATcacacataggagaatccacacaggtgagaaaccttatggatgctctgagtgtgggaaacgctTCAATCGGAGCTCATACCTTATCACACATAGGAGAATACACAcgggtgagaaaccttatggatgctTTGAGTGTGGGAAACGCTTCAATCAGTGCTCAAACCTTATCACTCATCAgcgaatccacacgggagagacaccctacacatgctctgagtgtgggaaacacttcaatcagagctcaacccttattagacatcagaaaatccacatgaGAGTGATCTGCCTTGACTAG